The DNA window GGTCGGGTGGTGCACAGGTGCAGCCGAGCAGCTCCACTCGTGGACGGATCGGCTGAAGTGCTCCGCAGCGAATATCTGCACACAGTGATCGACGGCGAGAGCAGTTCCAGGAGCATTGGTCCCTTTGCTCTCCTCGCTCCAGTCGACGCCCTCCGCAAAATTCATCGAACTGGCACGGTCTTTCGCGGCGGAATCGCCCTCGACCCACAGTAGGCGACCTTCGGCGTCCGAGATCGCGACGAGCAGGCCGGTATCGGCTGCATCTTCGACGAGCAGCTTGCGGATGACGGGCCTGATGATCGACATCGGATGGCCATCGCGGTATCGATCGAGTTCGGCGCCGGAGAGGACGACCGAGTCGTCACCGCCGTCCGGGTCCACGCCTTGCGTTCTGCTTCGCAACCAGGAATCGAGAACCACAGAGCGAACGCTGTCCGATGGTGACCTGTCCTCGACGAACGACCGATGCGCGGTCGTCATCCGTCGAGCAAGGACATCGATGTCCTCACCAGGGCGAACAGCAACCCACGGGTTGCCCTGCCCCCGGATTCTTCCAGTCATCACACAGCTACCTCTTCTGGCGCGGTCACCCTACTGTAACGCAGCTCACACACGCAGAATACAACCCCTTCTTCCCCGGTGGTTGAGCGCCGAGGCCGAAGGGCCTGCCTTCGGTCAGCGCTTCTTGTTCGTCGCGGAAATGTCGATGCTCGTGTCGCCGGACGCCTTCGTCTTCTTGTCCGCGCGCTTCTCCTTCAACGACTTTCCGGACTTCTTGGTCATGGAATTGCGAGGAGACTTATCAGACATCGGGTTAGCCCCATTCTCTGCGCGCCGTGAATGGCCCGCAGACCACGAACCTACGCCACCGTGCCCCGCATGATGTCCGCTCCGCGTTCGGCGAGCATGATCGCCGTCGCGTGTGGTCCTCTCGTCGGTACGACAGGAAATGCCGAAGTGTCGAGAACGTACAGACCGTCGATCCCCCGGACCCGGCACGAATCGTCGAGCACCGAGCTGTCGTCGCCCATCGCGCAACTACCGGACAGATGAAGCGAGGTCCCGAGCCGCCCGAGCAACGGATCGCCGACGACGGTTGCGAGCGGCGCGACGCCACCGATCATCTCGCCGACCACATCGAGGCCGGCCGACAACGCCGATCGATCCGATTCGGTCTCCAGATATCGATAGCGCACGAACGGTGTATCGCAGGGATCGGCGGTCCGTAGAGTGATATCGCCTCGACTCTCCGGTCGCATCAATCCGACGCCTATCATCGGGTCGCCGTTTTCGAGTCCTGGAATCATTCGGTCGAACGGTACCGAGTACGGACGTATTTCCAGATCGTCGACGTGAAGGACTGCCTCGAGCGGCGATTCACCGGCCTCCGCGTCCGAGACCTGATAGTAGACACCGACTTCCGGATGATCGCTGAACCCTCGACCCACTCGAGGATGGTCGATCTTCACCGAAACACCTTTCTCGACAAGGTGTCTCACCGGTCCGACACCCGACAACATCAACAGCTGCGGTGTACGAACCGCCCCTGCGCACAGGACTACTCGTTCTGCCTTCAAATGCTCGACCGACTGTCCGCGCGCGACGGTGACTCCGCTCGCTTTCATCCCGTCGAACGTCACGGCGAGGACACGTGCCCCATCGACGACAGTCAAGTTGGTGCGGCTCAATGCCGGAAGGAGGTATGCAACAGCAGCATTGGTGCGTACGCCACGAAAGATGTTGCGCGGCACCGGTCCGACGCCACCGGCGGATACGGGTGAATTCTTGTCCGAGTCGTCCGCAAAACCGGCGCTGTGTGCCGCATCGACGAACATCTCGGTGATCGGAGACCTCGAGTTCTCTGCGACACGCGAGACGGGCATCGGCCCCGCCTCGCCGTGGAAGCTTCCGGAGAAGTCCGTGTCGTTCTCGAGCTTGCGGTAGTACGGGAGGACGTCGTCGAAGGACCACGACTTCGGCCACGCGTCGAAGTCCGTGGGTCGCGCGCGGATGAAGTAGCCGCCGTTCACTGCCCCAGACCCTCCGAGTACGCGGCCCCGCGCCACGGTCCGTGTGAGCGTCGGGGTCAACTCGGCGAGGTAGGTATCGACCCAGGCACTCTGCGGCCCGATGGGCAGAATGCGTGCATCGAGAATGTCCTGCGGTACGTCGCCGAGCGAACCGAACCCCGATCCCGCCTCGAGCAGCATCACCGAACACGATGGGTCCTCGCTCAACCGGGCCGCGACGACCGATCCGCACGACCCGCCACCGACGACGATCACGTCCACGGCACGGGCAGTGCTCATGTGTCCATTCGTGGCGTCAGCGCCTTGACGCTTCGCGCGTTCACAGCTCCCGACCACAGTCCTGCTCCGTAGGCGACGTCGTCGATTCGCTTGAAAAATGCGTACCGAACCGGATCGAGTCCACCTAGTTCACGATGGTTGTACCAGTCCGACAACGCTTCTGCCACCGCAAGTCCCAGGGCGATCTTTCGAATCCGACTGGACAGAATTACCGCGAGGAGCGTGATCGGCCAATAATGGCGACACAGGGCGGATGCGAGCTGCCACATACCTCCGATGAAACCCTCGGTCGCAAGTATCGCTGCGATCCGAGTGGGTTGATCGAGCCCTACGAACATTTTGCGGAGGCGGCCGATGGTGACGCCGAGCGTCAACAGCGCTCCGAGCAGACCGAACTTGGTGAAGCTCACAGCGAGCAAACATGCGACCAGCGTCCACGGGGACATCGAGATCGGCGGAACCATTCCCGGGTGCCGTTCGGCGAGCGGGCTCGCACCGGTGCCGTAGAACAGCTTGCGTCCGAACCAGCGGCCGAATGTCACCCGGTGGTCGTGCGCCACGTGGGCCACCGGTTCGTAGCGCAGACGCCACCCCGCTTCCTGCAACCTCCAGCAGAGGTCGACGTCCTCGGCCACGTGCATCGACTCGTCGAACCCGCCGCACTCCTGCGCCACCTGTCTACGAATCAACATCGCAGCACTCGGCACATAGGACACCGAGCTTCCCGCTCGCACTGCAGCCTCTTTGCGTCCCAGATCCAGGGACGACCGCGCGTGCTCGTACCTCGCCAGCGCATTGCCCTCGGGTTCCAGCGCCACGATTCTCGGTGCTACGAGAGCGACGGCCGGATCGGAGAAATGGCCGAGCATCACCTCGAGCCATCCCTTGCGCGGCACGACGTCGGAGTCCAGAAAGGCGACGAAATCAGTTGTTGCACTGCGAAGTCCGGTGTTTCGTGCCGCCGCGGGCCCTCGCGAGGTCGCGTGACGTAGTACCGTCACCCCGCCGACGCTCCAGGCCATAGGCGGGGCCTTGACCGGATCGTCCGAACCGTCGTCCACGACGATCACGTTCAACCCGTGCAGCGCCGGCAGCAGCCTACTGAGCCCTGCAGCGTTGTTCTTCAAGGGCACGACCACCGTCACATCACGCGGGGACGGAATCGACATCGGTCGGGGGTTGGCGACACCCGAATCGAGCAACTTCCGAGCGACGAGCGCGGACTGCGAATCGGTTACCTCGAGAAATCCGTCGCCGATCATGGCCGCAGCCGTCGGGGCAAGCTTGAGCATCCGTGTCGGAGATCCGCCAATCAGAACGCGACCGTCCGAGTAAGTTCGTACCCGAGGATCGACGCGCACCCCGAAGCCATCAGGCAATCGTCCTTGACCCATCAGGTGATCGTAAGCGGACATCGCGGCGAAGTGTTATCGACCGCCGGAGAAAACAAGGAACATACCGAGAACCCGTTTCGACGCCCGTTTCCGGACTCCCGGATCAGGTCAACATTCCTCGGGGAGACGGCACCCATCGCCGCAGGACAGCGGCTGTGCGGGCACACATATCGGCGAAAATCACCTCGCCCTCGGATGCGCTGGACCCACGCGGGTCACCGAGCACGCCGTTGGGTGCCACAGCCCGCACCCCTCCGTCCCTCAGCCGCGGAAGGAGGTCTCCGAGTGCGTCGGTGTTGCCCACCTCGACACGCGAGACGTCCACGACGTCCGGTGAAAGCCAGAGCAGCAGCGACGTTTCGGTCCGCCCTGCGTGGGCATCGGCGTCAGGCACCGCGCACGGGACCCACGCAACGTCTCGACCTTCGTAACGCAGTAGCTCCACGGCGGCGGTCAGGGTGGCGATGTTCCCTCCGTGGCCATTGACGAACAACACCCGGTCCGCCCACGCGCACGCAGATCGCCCGTACTCGACGAGCACCGATCGAAGCGCGTCGGCGCCGATGGATATCGTCCCCGGAAATCCCGCGTGCTCACCGCTGGAACCGTAGGCGATCGACGGTGCGAGCACCACGTTCGTCAGACGCTGCGCAACGGCTTCCGCAATCCGAGTGTCGGTGTCGAGCGGAAGGTGCGGGCCATGTTGCTCGAACGAACCCAACGGGACGACGACCGTCACGGACCCGTCGACAGTCGGCCACGCTCTCGGTCCGAGTTCGTCGAACCCGGGGCGGACATCGTCGTTCTTCGGCACCGGCCGATGGTATCTCTCCGTCCGGTGGACCGATCTTCACACAGCCGAAACAATGTCCCGCTAGTGTCGCGTGTTTGAATTGGTTTGACAGTGTCGGGATGCGAAAATGAGGGATGCGAATCGCACCTCTCGGGTTGATCGACGGCGACAGGGACAAGCTCGAAGCGATCTTGCGGGCACCGACCGCGCCTGCAGGGTTGGCGTTGCGGGCGAGGATCGTGTTGCTCGCCGCCGATGGGGTGTCGAATTCGGAGATCGCACGCAGGTGCGGCGTTTCGCGTCCGACGGTGATCACCTGGCGTGGACGGTACGGCGAACGAGGCATCGACGGCCTGTCGGACCTGCATCGATCGGGCCGGCCGCGGACGCTCGATCACTCGGCGATCGTGACAGCGACGTTGATGCCGCCACCGAAGAAACTCGGTGTCACACATTGGAGTTCGAGGTTGCTAGCCGACCATCTCGGGATAAGTTTCTACGCTGTAGCCAACGCTTGGCGTGAGTACGGTGTGCAGCCGTGGCGGGCGGAGACGTTCAAATATTCCACCGACCCGGAGCTCGTCGCCAAGGTCCACGATGTCGTCGGTCTGTACCTCGATCCACCCGAGAACGCGATCGTATTGTCACTGGACGAAAAGTCCCAGATCCAGGCCCTCGACCGCACCCAACCGATGCTCCCGATGCAGCCCGGTTCGGTCGAGAGGCACACCCACGACTACAAACGACATGGCACCACAACACTGTTCGCAGCACTCGATATCGCCACCGGCAAGGTCACCGCCTCCTGCAAACCGCGCCACCGCAGTACCGAATACCTGGCGTTCCTCAAACAGGTCGCACGGGCCTACCCCAGCCAGGAGCTGCACCTGATCGCCGACAATTACGCCACCCACAAGACCCCCGAAGTCAAAGCCTGGCTAGCCGAGAACCCCCGCATCGCAGTCCATTTCACTCCGACATCAGCGTCGTGGCTCAATCTCGTCGAAGTGTGGTTCGGGGTCATCCAACGTCAAGCACTCGGCCGCGGCGTCTTCACCTCCGTCACCGATCTGACATCGAAAATCCGTGCGTTCATCAACGGCTGGAACACCCGCGCCACACCATTCGTCTGGACCAAAACCCCGGAGGAAATCCTCAAGAAAGCGACCCGTAAAACGACTTCAAACACGAGCCACTAGCGTGCCCGTTGTGTAACGGAAGGAACCTGACATGCCACCACGTCGGCGATCGGTACTCCTGGCGAAGTTGAGTATCAATGAACCCGGAGGTAGGCAGTCGACCATTCTCGACGAACTACGCAGAGTAATTCTCTCCGGCGACGCACCACCGAACACGCCCATTCCGCTCAACGAGGTAGCAGAGGTCTTCGGTGTCAGTCGAATACCGGTTCGCGAATCATTGAAGACTCTCATCGGTGAAGGATTGGTGGATCACCGACCCAATCTCGGATATACCGTGGCACAACTCACCTCCGCCGAACTGCGGGAGATGTACATCGTCAGAGAGGTACTGGAAACAGCTGCGTTGGCAACTGCCGTCGAACTCGCGACGGACAGCGACCGAGAACAGGCGATCGAGGCCAATCGCTTACTGGAGGAATCGATTTCCGCCGACGATCCCCGCGAGTACCACCGCAGGAGTCGTCAATTCCACATGTCTCTGACCAATCCGTCGCGAATGAAGCGACTCCTCCATATGCTGGAATCGGCCTGGAACATCACCGAACCCATTCAACCCATGGTGCACGTCGCGGGGTCGGACCGGGCATCGTTGCATTCGGATCATCGCACGATGCTCGAAGCATTTCTCGACCGCGATTCGGACGCATTGTTGGAGATCGCTCAATCGCATTCAGGAAGACTCAATACGGTGATCTCGTCCATCACGAGTGAATCGGGACTCTTGGCGGATCCGACGGCCGACTGAGCCGGATGAAAGATATATCCATGTCGTCACGCAGGTGCAACACTTCGTCGCTACCTTTTGTTTCGCCGGTCTTCACCACCGTGGAGTGGACCGATTCATTCTCTCCAGGAGTGGAGCCCTGCGGCTCCACGCTAGGCATCAGGAGCATCGATGACAGATACAGCGAACGGCCCCCTATCGCCCTCTGCTGAGCCGAGCGGCGACTTGGTAGAGGCCGCGGGCCATCCGGTCGGCGGCGGGTTGATCAAGGACAGCTACGACCCACGGCTGACGAACGAGGACCTCGCACCGCTGAAGAAGCAGACGTGGACCTCCTACAATCTCTTCGCGTTCTGGATGTCCGACGTTCACTCCGTCGGCGGATACGTCACGGCAGGAAGCCTGTTCGCACTTGGCCTTGCGAGCTGGCAGGTGCTCATCTCGCTCCTCGTCGGCATCTCGATCGTCTACTTCTTCTGCAATCTGGTCGCCAAGCCCAGCCAGGTCTCGGGCGTGCCGTATCCGGTGATCTGTCGCGCATCGTTCGGAGTACTGGGCGCCAACATCCCGGCAATCATTCGCGGCCTCATCGCCGTTGCCTGGTACGGCATTCAGACATTCCTCGCATCTGCGGCACTCGACATCGTCCTCATCAAACTCTTCCCAAGCCTTGCCCCGTATGCCGTGACTGCCGACTATGGTTTCGCCGGTCTCTCGGCGCTCGGGTGGGCGAGTTTCCTGTTCCTCTGGGTACTGCAGGCCGCCGTGTTCTGGCGGGGCATGGAATCGATTCGCAAATTCATCGACTTCTGCGGACCTGCGGTATATGTCGTCATGTTCGCGTTGTGCGGTTACCTGATCTGGAAGGCAGGCTGGGGCGCAATCGATCTCAACCTCGGTGAAGTCGAGTACACGGGATTCAGCGCAGTTCCCGTCATGCTCGGTGCGATCGCGCTCGTCGTCTCCTACTTCTCCGGACCGATGCTCAACTTCGGCGACTTCTCTCGCTACGGCAAGTCCTACGCGGCGGTCAAGAAGGGCAACTTCCTCGGCCTGCCGGTCAACTTCCTCGTCTTCTCCATCCTCGTCGTCGTCACCGCGTCGTTGACGCTGCCGGTCTTCGGCGAACTCATCACCGACCCTGTCGAGACCGTCGCTCGAATCGACAGCACGTTCGCCATCGTGCTGGGCGCGCTCACCTTCACGATCGCCACGATCGGCATCAACATCGTCGCCAACTTCATCTCTCCCGCATTCGACTTCTCCAATGTCAGCCCCCAGAAGATCAGCTGGCGTGCAGGCGGCATGATCGCAGCGGTCGGTTCCGTGCTCATCACGCCGTGGAACCTGTACAACAACCCGGATGTGATCCACCTGACGCTCGAGACCCTCGGTGCGTTCATCGGACCACTGTTCGGCGTACTGATCGCCGACTACTACCTGGTGCGCAAGCAGAAGGTAGTAGTAGACGAACTGTTCACGATGTCGCCGGCCGGAAAATACTGGTACTCCAAGGGATACAACCCGGCGGCCGTCTACGCCACGATCGTCGGTGCATTGCTGGCCATGTTCACCGTGCTGTTCAACGGTGCAATCGACGGCATGGAGATCGCCGGGATGGCGACCGCGTCGAAGTACAGCTGGTTCATCGGCTGCGGCGTCGGATTCGCCCTCTACTACTATCTGGCGACCAAGACCAAGCTCGCAGTGACCAATCACCTCGACGCGCCGGTGAAGGCATAGGATCCGGCCCGTGCTCATCAAGGTCGTCAACCCGAACACCACGCTGTCGATGACCGCAACGATCGGAGAGTGTGCCCGGGCCGTCGCAGGCCCGGGCACACTCGTCGACGCGGTCAGTCCGTCGATGGGGCCTGCCTCCATCGAGTCTCACGTGGACGAAGCCCTCAGTGTCCCCGGAATTTTGGAGCAGATCGCGCTCGGCGAAGCTCAGGGCGCCGACGGTTACGTCATCGCATGCTTCGGTGACCCAGGCATGGACGCTGCGCGCGAGGCGGCGACGGGCCCGGTCGTCGGAATCGCGGAAGCTGCGATGCACGCCGCGAGTTTTCTCGGTCGCGGCTTCTCCGTAGTGACGACGTTGGGCAGAACCACCGGACGTGCCTGGGACCTTGCCGAACACTACGGACTGTCCCGCCACTGTCGCGGGGTCCACGCCTGCGAGATTCCGGTTCTCGAATTGGAGACCGACCCAGACGCCAGAAAGATCATCACCGAAGCGTGCCGAGATGCCATGGAGAGGGACGGCAGCGACGCCATCGTCCTCGGGTGCGCCGGTATGGCCGACCTCTGTGGGCACATCTCGTCGGAGATCGGCGCACCCGTCGTCGACGGGGTAGCAGCAGCGACGTTGTTCGTGCAGTCGCTCGTGACTATGGGTCTGCGCACTGGGAAGCGTGCGGAGTTCGCCGCTCCCCCACCCAAGAAGTACTCAGGACTGTTGGCCGGCTTCGGAACCGACTGACCCGCCCCGCCCGCCGCAGTGGCGCGGTTAAGTGCACGCCAGTGCACTTAACCGCGCCACTGGGGCGGAGCCCCATCAATCACGAGACCGGAGCCGTCACTTCACAGCATCCACCTCGACCTCCACAAGCCACCCTTGCACGGGGAGCGAAGCAACCTCGAGGGCGAACCGTGACGGTCGCGCTGAATTACGCTCGATGGGTGCCGAGGGCTCCGCGGTACCCATCGGCACGAGCTCTGTCGCATCGGTATCGAGATTGGTGTTCGCGAAGAACTGGCGATAGGCGCGGTTCCAGCCCGCATAGTCGGCACGATCGGTACCAGGTGCATTGTCGAGGAACACACGCATCGTCACGACATCCTCGAGTGCATAGCCCTGATCTTCGAGGTTGTCGCGGATCTTCTTCAGCACGCCGATTCCCTGAGCCTCGGTGACCGTCACACCGGACGGCAAGGTCCCACCCGAGAACTGTTCGGTGTCGATGTACGATTCCGGACTTCCTTCTGCCGCATCGTCGTTCAGCGCTGTCGGTCCGATTCCACTGGACTTGTAGACTGTTGCATCACCGGAGATTTCGACGCCCTGCGCGATCATCGGATTCGCTTCACCCGGCTCGATGACCGATCTGGCCCCAGAGGCGGATTCGGTGTCGGCAGGCGCCGCATCCGAATCCGACGAGCACGCCGCGGTGAACAGGATTGCCCCGGCAGCGAGCGCGGCGGCGAACGAACGTGTGTTCTTGGACAAGAGAGATTTCCTTTCGAGGGACGAACAGGGATCAGGACGCGGTGACACGTTCGTGAATGGAAGTGACGACGTCGCGCGCGGAGGTGAAGGCGCCGTGCTGCCAGGCGATGGCGTTGGACAGGTGATCTCCCGCGAAGTAGATGTGCTCGACGGGCTTCAGGAGCGTGGAGTATTCGGCCGTCGCGACACCGCCGTGCGAATCTCCGGCCCCCGCCCACGACACCCATGCGCTCTCGGAGTACTTCGTTCGGCGCCAACTTCCGGAGAACGACGAGCTGATGTCCTTGGTGTACTTGTCACCGTGGATCATCGATCCTTCGGCAACCGCCTTCGCCAGACGCTGTTTGTGCGTGAGGGATTCGAATGCCTGATGCCGCTTACCCGTGTTGTAGTAGGCGACGACGACACCGCGATCCGAGTTGTAGTGGTCGTACGGGAACATGATCTGAGATATGTCCATGTCGGTGTTGCTGGCGCCGCCGTAGATGCGCTCGTCGGTCTCCCACCACCGTCGCGAGTACTCGATGCCCATCTTCCCGGACGGTGTCGCTTTGGCCGCTTTCAACGCGAGCAGGACCTCGGCGGGCAGGTTGTTGTCCAGTCGCGTGACGAGGGCAGGCGGGATGGTGCAGATGACGTAGTCGGCCGAGATCGATTCCATCGAACCGTCTTTGGTGTATTCCACCGTCGCGCCGTCGGACGTGTTGTTCAGTGCCGTGACCTCGGCCCCGTAGACGATGTTGTCCTCGCCGATGGCGTCGGAGAACGCGTAGTAGATCCGATCCATGCCCCCCACCGGGCTGAACATCAGCATCGCCTGGTCGTAACCGAACTCGAAGCTGAAGTTTCTTCCGATGCCGCTCTGGATCACGTCGGACATGCCGTAGGGCTTGGTCTCGTCACCGAAGTTCAGGCCTGCACCCGGCTCCGAGCTGTATCCGCGACGAGTGGACCCGATGTAGCGCCCGTCGTCGGAGAGGTCGCCGAAGCTGGACAGGAACTCAGACAGAGCGTCCTTGTCATCGGGGGTCAGGACGTCGTCGAGAGCACCTCTACTGGCAGCCTTCTGCAGCAACTCCGACATGTAGCCGTAGGTATCGGCCTTGGCCGCGCGGTAGGACACCGACTGCTGATTCAACGCAGTGCTGCTCTTGTAGTTGACCAGTGTGTTCGCGTTCTGGTTTCCGAATGTCTGCAACTCGACGCCGAGTTCTTTGCAGTAGTCCATCGTGATGTGGCTCTGCGGGATTCGTGTTGCACCGATGTTGTAGAAGTGTCCGTCGGAGAAGGTACATTTCTGGGTCTCCCCGTTGAGGTCGGTCTCCTCGGCTCCTCCGCGGATGGACCACACTCGCCCGCCCGGCCGCTGACGCGCCTCGAGGATCGTCACGGCGTATCCGGCCTTCTGCAGCTCGTACGCTGAGCAGAGACCAGCAGGCCCGCCGCCGAGAACAACGATCTTCGGGCTTCCTTCGACCCTTCCGATCAGGTCGGCCATCGCGGGCGACTGAAACCGCTTGGGCGCCGCCGCGGCCGATGGCGCAAGACCGATCGTCGACATCGCTCCGTAGGCGAGTCCTGCACCGCCTGTGACACCCAGGCCACGCATGAACGATCTCCGTGTAACTGCCATGTGTTCTTCCACTCCTTATGCCGGCTCGCACTCGTACTCCCGGCCGACATCGGCTGGTTTCGAGTTCGGTCAATCGTGGAATGCCGAGAATTCGGGAATGCGTACCGTGCGAAACGTTCGTCGAATTATCGGGTGAGAACGTCGGTATCGACTCGTGGTGAGTTCTCACTCACTTGAATTCAGGCGAAGCATCGACGCAATGCATTCGCAACAATGCGGGGCTACTTTCTGGCCATTATGTCCGCACTCGAACAGGCCATCACCGCCTCCTTCGCCGCGCGGGAGCCGGATCGGCCCGCACTGTCACCTCTGCGTGCGCTCGGCCGCCGTCAGCTGTCGGGGATCGAAGTGTTCGCGCAGTCGGTGGCGACGACCGCTCCTGCGGCATCGATGGTGATTCTGCCGATCACGATGTTGAGCCACGAGAGATTGCTCGGCGGTCTGCTCACAGTCTTCGCGGCCACGATCGTCGTGTCGTTGATCGCATTCTGCGTCTCACAGTTCACGAGGCGGTTTTCGTCGTCCGGCGGGCTCTACAGCTTCGTGACGAAAGGGTCCGGGTCACGTGGGGCGTTGACCGTCGGCGCAGCGATGTTGTGCAAGTACTGCGCCAGTGGCGCGCTGACGCTGTATTTCGGCGGTCACGCTGTGCGCACCGTGCTGCGCGAGGTCGGGATACCTACCGGTGGAGTCGCTGGCGCACTTGCGATTCACGTCGTGCTCGCGCTCGGAATACTGGCATGCCTCGTCCGCGGAGTCAGATTCGCTGCGACTGCAATCCTGGTGGTCGAGCTGTGCTCGCTGATATTCATCACCGCGCTACTGCTGTTGCCGGACAACAGGCCGGTCATCGTCGAGCCGTCCGGATCGCCCAACGGTCTACTCCTCGTCGCTCTCGGTGCAATGTTCGCACTCGCGGGGTTCGAGAGCGCAACCTTCTTCGGTCCCGAGGCCAAGCGTCCGCTCGTCACTGTCACCAGAACCGTTCTGCTCACCCCGATCATCTGCGGTGCGCTTTTCACCTTTTCTGCATGGGCCGTGTGGTCCGGTCGCGGAGGGGTGCTGCTCGGCGCCTACCAGCACGGGACGTCGACGGGTATCGATGCGTGGCTGGTCATCGCGTTGAACCTCGGGCTGAGTTGCTCGTGGCTCGCCTCGGCAATGGCGTCGTCGAATGCGGCGTCGAGACTCGTCTACACGATGGGGATCGAAAACGTCGTGCCCCATCGGTTCGCCCGCGTCCATAGAACCTTCCGAACACCGCACGTCGCACTCTGCGTAATTCTCGGTGGATCGACCGTGATCAGCTCGACCTTCGTTGCGCTCAGTGGTTCGGTCGTGCTCGACGACGTCCGACTTCTGGCGCGGGCAGCACTCATCGTCGGATACGCCGTCGTGGCGATCGCAGCAGTGGTCTTCCTCAGGCGTATCGGAGAACTCACCGCGACGGTTGTGCTCGCGGGAGTCCTCGCGTGCGGCGCAGGATGCGCCGTCCTGGGCAACCTCGTCGTGACGGCGGGTATCGAGCAGAACGTCACGATGGTGGTCATGCTCGGTGTACTGGCGCTTTCCGGATTCTGCTGGCACGCATACCTGTACAGGCGCAGTCCTCGAGCCCTCGCCGCGGTCGGAGTTTTCGACAGCGCCGAAAGCAGTGATGTTCTTCCGGGTTTCGCCGCATACGGGGAGAATGCGCGCGGCGCAGTTGCCCTGGTGAAGAGCCCCTGGACCGACGCGCGCTGATGGCGGTGAGGACAGCACGGGCAACCGAAGTCGGAGGACACGAACCTCGTGCAGTCCAGAAGGCGCTCGCGTTGCTCGAGGCCGTCGCACATCTAGGTTCGGGGGCAACGGCCAAGGAAGTCGCGCACGCCACCGGAATTCCACCCGCCACGGCGTACCGACTGCTCAATCTCCTAGTGGCCGACGGCTTTCTGGTGCGTATCGAAGACCTGTCGGGCTTCGCTCTCGGTCGCAGAACGAGAGAGCTCGCCATAGCGGCCCCCGCGAGCGTGGTCGACAATCACCACAT is part of the Rhodococcus sovatensis genome and encodes:
- a CDS encoding GntR family transcriptional regulator gives rise to the protein MPPRRRSVLLAKLSINEPGGRQSTILDELRRVILSGDAPPNTPIPLNEVAEVFGVSRIPVRESLKTLIGEGLVDHRPNLGYTVAQLTSAELREMYIVREVLETAALATAVELATDSDREQAIEANRLLEESISADDPREYHRRSRQFHMSLTNPSRMKRLLHMLESAWNITEPIQPMVHVAGSDRASLHSDHRTMLEAFLDRDSDALLEIAQSHSGRLNTVISSITSESGLLADPTAD
- the mftE gene encoding mycofactocin biosynthesis peptidyl-dipeptidase MftE; translation: MPKNDDVRPGFDELGPRAWPTVDGSVTVVVPLGSFEQHGPHLPLDTDTRIAEAVAQRLTNVVLAPSIAYGSSGEHAGFPGTISIGADALRSVLVEYGRSACAWADRVLFVNGHGGNIATLTAAVELLRYEGRDVAWVPCAVPDADAHAGRTETSLLLWLSPDVVDVSRVEVGNTDALGDLLPRLRDGGVRAVAPNGVLGDPRGSSASEGEVIFADMCARTAAVLRRWVPSPRGMLT
- the mftG gene encoding mycofactocin system GMC family oxidoreductase MftG yields the protein MSTARAVDVIVVGGGSCGSVVAARLSEDPSCSVMLLEAGSGFGSLGDVPQDILDARILPIGPQSAWVDTYLAELTPTLTRTVARGRVLGGSGAVNGGYFIRARPTDFDAWPKSWSFDDVLPYYRKLENDTDFSGSFHGEAGPMPVSRVAENSRSPITEMFVDAAHSAGFADDSDKNSPVSAGGVGPVPRNIFRGVRTNAAVAYLLPALSRTNLTVVDGARVLAVTFDGMKASGVTVARGQSVEHLKAERVVLCAGAVRTPQLLMLSGVGPVRHLVEKGVSVKIDHPRVGRGFSDHPEVGVYYQVSDAEAGESPLEAVLHVDDLEIRPYSVPFDRMIPGLENGDPMIGVGLMRPESRGDITLRTADPCDTPFVRYRYLETESDRSALSAGLDVVGEMIGGVAPLATVVGDPLLGRLGTSLHLSGSCAMGDDSSVLDDSCRVRGIDGLYVLDTSAFPVVPTRGPHATAIMLAERGADIMRGTVA
- the mftF gene encoding mycofactocin biosynthesis glycosyltransferase MftF (Members of this protein family, MftF, are glycosyltransferases, members of PF00535 (glycosyl transferase family 2). The encoding gene is found as part of the mycofactocin cassette, in Mycobacterium tuberculosis, many other Actinobacteria, and occasional members of other lineages. Mycofactocin itself, a putative redox carrier, is a heavily modified derivative of the C-terminal Val-Tyr dipeptide of the mycofactocin precursor MftA (TIGR03969).) encodes the protein MGQGRLPDGFGVRVDPRVRTYSDGRVLIGGSPTRMLKLAPTAAAMIGDGFLEVTDSQSALVARKLLDSGVANPRPMSIPSPRDVTVVVPLKNNAAGLSRLLPALHGLNVIVVDDGSDDPVKAPPMAWSVGGVTVLRHATSRGPAAARNTGLRSATTDFVAFLDSDVVPRKGWLEVMLGHFSDPAVALVAPRIVALEPEGNALARYEHARSSLDLGRKEAAVRAGSSVSYVPSAAMLIRRQVAQECGGFDESMHVAEDVDLCWRLQEAGWRLRYEPVAHVAHDHRVTFGRWFGRKLFYGTGASPLAERHPGMVPPISMSPWTLVACLLAVSFTKFGLLGALLTLGVTIGRLRKMFVGLDQPTRIAAILATEGFIGGMWQLASALCRHYWPITLLAVILSSRIRKIALGLAVAEALSDWYNHRELGGLDPVRYAFFKRIDDVAYGAGLWSGAVNARSVKALTPRMDT
- a CDS encoding IS630 family transposase — its product is MRIAPLGLIDGDRDKLEAILRAPTAPAGLALRARIVLLAADGVSNSEIARRCGVSRPTVITWRGRYGERGIDGLSDLHRSGRPRTLDHSAIVTATLMPPPKKLGVTHWSSRLLADHLGISFYAVANAWREYGVQPWRAETFKYSTDPELVAKVHDVVGLYLDPPENAIVLSLDEKSQIQALDRTQPMLPMQPGSVERHTHDYKRHGTTTLFAALDIATGKVTASCKPRHRSTEYLAFLKQVARAYPSQELHLIADNYATHKTPEVKAWLAENPRIAVHFTPTSASWLNLVEVWFGVIQRQALGRGVFTSVTDLTSKIRAFINGWNTRATPFVWTKTPEEILKKATRKTTSNTSH